In Solanum lycopersicum chromosome 5, SLM_r2.1, the following are encoded in one genomic region:
- the LOC101267991 gene encoding uncharacterized protein yields MEDKSIPFESSHSVSNNDNNHGWQKVTYVKKQKKKQQKISDSGKVIANGSAISGADNVYKSLEKHSDERRKRIAAQTAAMYGVGDAPVRSAMKHRSDDEDEDNYAEGGAENGAVGEKKKEKVKKPKKPKVTVAEAAAKIDAADLDAFLADITVSYESQQEIQLMRFADYFGRSFAAVAGSQFPWLKLFRESAISKIADVPVSHLPEPVYKTSVDWINQRSFEALGSFVLWGLDSILVDLTAQLAGSKGSKKGGQQTSSKSQVAMFLVLAMVLRRKPDVLITVLPTLRESPKYQGQDKLIVIAWMIVQACQGDLCVGLYLWAHHTLPLVGGKSGSNPQTRDLILQVVERILSAPKARTILVNGAVRKGERLMSPSSLDLLLRVTFPAPSARVKATERFEAVYPTLKEVALAGSPGSKAMKQVSQQILLLAVKAVGGGNPELSREATNIFNWCLTQSADCYKQWDKIYLDNIEASAAVLRKLNEEWKELSRRQSSTEALKETLKSFREKNEKSLTGGADAHQSHFRDADKYCKMLLARLSRGHGCVKGFVVVLLAMAVGGAIVSQNLEDWDWNKFSALLDIPQTS; encoded by the exons ATGGAAGATAAATCCATTCCATTCGAATCAAGTCACTCCGTATCAAACAATGATAACAATCACGGATGGCAAAAGGTGACATATGTGAAGAAGCAGAAAAAAAAGCAGCAAAAAATCTCGGATTCAGGCAAGGTAATCGCCAATGGATCTGCTATTTCCGGCGCCGATAATGTGTATAAGTCGCTTGAGAAGCACTCCGATGAACGCCGCAAGAGAATTGCAGCTCAGACGGCTGCGATGTACGGTGTTGGCGATGCTCCGGTTAGATCGGCGATGAAACACCGGTCGGACGATGAAGACGAGGATAACTATGCTGAAGGTGGTGCTGAGAATGGTGCGGTTGgggagaagaagaaggagaaggtaAAAAAACCGAAGAAGCCAAAAGTTACTGTGGCTGAAGCTGCTGCGAAGATTGATGCAGCTGATCTAGATGCTTTTCTCGCTGATATAACT GTTTCCTATGAATCTCAGCAAGAAATACAATTGATGCGTTTTGCTGATTACTTTGGACGGTCATTTGCGGCAGTGGCTGGGTCACAATTTCCGTGGTTGAAATTGTTCAGGGAGTCCGCGATCAGTAAAATCGCAGAT GTTCCTGTTTCACATCTTCCTGAACCAGTTTATAAAACATCGGTTGATTGGATCAACCAACGTTCTTTCGAGGCTCTTGGATCGTTTGTGCTGTGGGGACTAGACAGTATTCTTGTGGACTTAACAGCCCAATTAGCAGGTTCTAAGGGCTCCAAGAAAGGTGGCCAACAAACATCGTCAAAATCTCAG GTTGCCATGTTTTTAGTTTTGGCAATGGTACTACGGCGAAAGCCTGATGTTTTAATCACCGTACTCCCGACGCTTCGGGAAAGTCCAAAGTATCAAGGGCAAGACAAACTTATAGTTATTGCATGGATGATAGTCCAG GCCTGTCAGGGCGATCTCTGCGTTGGATTGTACTTGTGGGCACATCATACCTTGCCTTTAGTTGGAGGAAAATCAGGTTCCAATCCGCAGACAAGGGACTTGATTTTGCAGGTGGTAGAAAG GATCCTCTCTGCACCAAAAGCTCGAACAATTTTAGTAAATGGGGCTGTTAGGAAGGGAGAGCGTCTGATGTCACCTTCATCCCTTGACCTGCTTCTACGGGTGACTTTTCCCGCTCCTTCTGCGCGAGTTAAG GCAACTGAAAGGTTTGAGGCAGTATATCCCACTCTTAAGGAGGTTGCGCTTGCTGGTTCCCCTGGAAGCAAAGCAATGAAGCAAGTTTCTCAACAGATACTTCTACTAGCTGTAAAGGCCGTTGGAGGAG GCAATCCAGAACTATCTCGAGAGGCAACAAACATATTCAATTGGTGTTTGACCCAGAGCGCTGACTGTTACAAGCAGTGG GACAAGATTTACCTGGATAACATAGAAGCAAGTGCTGCTGTGTTGAGAAAGCTCAACGAGGAGTGGAAGGAGTTATCGAGGAGACAGTCCTCTACTGAGGCCTTGAAGGAGACTCTCAAGAGCTTCAGAGAGAAG AATGAGAAATCATTAACTGGTGGAGCGGATGCTCATCAGTCACACTTCAGAGATGCAGATAAGTACTGTAAAATGTTGTTAGCAAGGTTGTCTCGTGGACATGGATGTGTGAAAggatttgttgttgttcttttgGCTATGGCGGTGGGAGGTGCTATTGTGTCACAGAACTTGGAGGATTGGGATTGGAACAAGTTTTCGGCTTTACTTGATATCCCACAGACCTCCTAA
- the LOC101268280 gene encoding NAD(P)H-quinone oxidoreductase subunit L, chloroplastic, with translation MVLICEVFSVADKMSCSFVPKALPCLPRKIEKPHNRNYSCIKIEASKFGINLKAIQIESNSKSSLAIQIGTLVLSTVCSAEPVLAVTGVNNEEDLVSVLIQLAISAFFYFLVCPPIIMSWLRKRWYKRDLFEMYLQFMFVFIFFPGILLWAPFLNFRKLPRDPSMKYPWSTPQNPSQIKNNYKRYPWATEEDYEVL, from the exons ATGGTCCTTATTTGTGAAGTTTTCTCTGTAGCAGATAAGATGAGCTGCTCCTTTGTTCCTAAGGCTTTGCCTTGTCTTCCTCGCAAAATTGAGAAACCACATAACAGAAATTACTCTTGTATTAAGATAGAGGCATCAAAATTTGGCATCAATTTGAAGGCTATTCAAATTGAAAGCAATTCAAAATCTTCACTGGCTATTCAAATTGGAACACTAGTTTTATCCACG GTATGTAGTGCTGAGCCGGTATTGGCAGTGACAGGAGTAAATAATGAAGAAGACTTGGTTTCGGTGTTGATCCAATTGGCCATTTCTGCATTCTTCTACTTCCTTGTTTGCCCT CCCATCATAATGAGTTGGCTTAGGAAAAGGTGGTACAAGAGAGACCTATTCGAGATGTATTTGCAGTTCATGTTTGTCTTCATTTTCTTTCCCGG GATTCTTCTATGGGCACCATTTTTGAACTTCAGAAAGTTGCCAAGAGATCCATCAATGAAGTACCCATGGTCTACACCTCAAAATCCTTCTCAGATTAAGAATAATTACAAAAGATATCCATGGGCTACTGAAGAAGACTATGAAGTActctaa